Proteins from a genomic interval of Sphingobacterium lactis:
- a CDS encoding acyltransferase family protein, with amino-acid sequence MKFREDIQGLRAIAVILVFLFHLNSNYLSGGFIGVDIFFVISGYLITTNIIRKKEINEFKFIDFYLGRIKRLIPVYIIFLLIIAIAGAIIWLPADIYLLRRNLFHASIFNSNNYLMTLDNYFGAASSENPLLHTWTLSIEMQFYFILPLLLILVKNKYHTLLLGGLTLLLFAYSIYNTYYIDNSSKMYFSLPARMPELLLGCLLSTSGAKHFEFKNKIIQNFLAILSVLVIILCAIFYNEQFPFPGIWVIIPLLAVCILLKTVNSSINTKILSNKILVHIGKLSYSIYLWHWAIMAFIRYYYSNYEFSIIQMLMIILVTYILSYLSFTFIEDKFRKSTNKNTIIFSASLYSLMGVSIFAITKLNAKVIDIPEEFLRPKIHLSSHGDTFKEPITLGASNPAQSDSILLIGDSHALMYKFYFEALGKEYNFNFRTATNNLYPPFKGISKKDFTSEKTYEQYLKISHSVQSELKNAKYIILCSVWSKKIPSLEKAYNMFIKQLGPNQKVIILQDFPVLKKFPMRQNRGQYKIAEFDQNDVVFDQKLPSYVIKTINDKKQVYYLTFDFSKLGHDWPYYENKIMYFDGGHLNLYGINALYDNTKGESITQLKKIIQSN; translated from the coding sequence ATGAAATTTAGAGAAGACATTCAAGGGTTACGGGCTATTGCTGTTATTTTAGTTTTTCTATTCCATCTAAACTCCAATTATTTATCTGGTGGATTTATTGGAGTAGATATTTTTTTCGTCATTTCCGGATATCTAATTACTACAAATATTATTAGAAAAAAAGAAATCAATGAATTTAAATTCATTGATTTCTATCTTGGACGAATCAAGAGACTTATTCCTGTTTACATCATTTTTTTATTAATAATTGCAATCGCTGGTGCAATCATTTGGTTACCAGCAGATATATATTTATTAAGGAGGAACCTTTTCCACGCTTCAATTTTTAATTCAAATAATTATTTAATGACATTAGATAATTATTTTGGTGCGGCTAGTAGTGAAAATCCTCTGCTTCACACCTGGACCCTTTCTATTGAAATGCAGTTTTATTTTATCTTACCTTTATTATTAATCCTGGTGAAAAATAAATATCACACATTACTTTTAGGAGGATTAACATTATTATTATTTGCATATTCAATTTATAATACATATTATATTGACAACTCGTCCAAAATGTATTTTTCATTACCGGCTAGGATGCCTGAATTATTACTAGGATGTTTACTTTCTACCAGTGGTGCAAAACATTTTGAATTTAAGAATAAAATTATTCAAAACTTCCTTGCCATTCTCTCCGTACTAGTTATTATTCTATGTGCAATATTCTATAATGAACAATTTCCTTTTCCAGGAATTTGGGTAATTATTCCATTATTGGCCGTTTGTATACTTCTTAAGACCGTGAATTCTTCAATCAACACTAAAATTTTGTCAAATAAGATTTTAGTACACATAGGGAAACTTTCGTATTCAATATACTTATGGCATTGGGCAATAATGGCATTTATTAGATATTATTATTCAAACTATGAATTTTCAATAATTCAAATGTTGATGATAATTTTAGTTACTTATATTTTATCTTATCTATCCTTTACTTTTATAGAAGATAAATTCAGGAAATCTACAAATAAAAACACAATCATTTTTTCAGCCTCACTCTACTCACTAATGGGAGTGTCAATCTTTGCAATTACAAAGTTAAATGCTAAGGTAATAGACATTCCTGAGGAATTTCTTAGGCCAAAAATACATTTAAGTTCACACGGTGATACATTTAAGGAACCTATAACCCTCGGAGCATCTAATCCTGCTCAATCAGATTCAATTCTTCTAATTGGAGATAGTCACGCATTAATGTATAAATTTTACTTTGAGGCACTTGGTAAGGAATATAACTTTAATTTTAGAACTGCTACCAATAATTTATATCCTCCATTTAAGGGAATTTCAAAGAAAGACTTCACTTCTGAAAAAACTTATGAACAATATCTCAAGATAAGCCATTCCGTACAGTCGGAATTAAAAAATGCGAAATATATTATTTTGTGTTCAGTTTGGTCAAAGAAAATTCCAAGTCTAGAAAAGGCATATAATATGTTCATTAAACAATTAGGACCAAATCAGAAGGTAATAATTTTACAAGACTTCCCAGTTTTAAAGAAATTTCCAATGCGTCAAAATCGAGGACAGTACAAAATTGCTGAATTCGACCAAAACGATGTAGTATTTGATCAAAAACTTCCGAGTTACGTAATCAAAACAATTAACGATAAAAAACAAGTTTATTATTTGACATTTGATTTTTCCAAACTTGGACATGATTGGCCATATTATGAAAACAAGATAATGTATTTTGATGGAGGACATTTAAATCTTTACGGGATTAACGCACTTTATGATAATACAAAAGGTGAATCAATTACTCAATTAAAAAAAATAATCCAATCAAATTAA